From Mycobacterium sp. 050128, the proteins below share one genomic window:
- a CDS encoding serine/threonine-protein kinase — protein sequence MPLSEGAQFAGYTLVRLLGSGGMGEVYLARHPRFPRLEALKVLHTEYSADPDFQQRFNREAELASGLWHPHIVGVHDRGEFDGQLWITMDYVDGADLGAVVSANYASGMPGEAVVAVVNAVSDALDHAHHRGLLHRDVKPANIMVSRADDTGESRILLSDFGIARPIDDASGLTATNMAVGTVNYCAPEQLMGGSLDGRADQYALAATAYYLLTGTKMFANLPAVAVISSHLTAPPPLPGALRPDLAITDAVFARALAKDPRQRFQRCSEFAAALADQLRFAPSSHNPAAQAAGQPASETRPWTTTRPDRTPPSPEPVAAALTAPPQPPRRPHTSPGWPPTPPNPHHEGSPPRPARQRRWLRAAAAAAVVLAAAGVLAYFVLPHGAQTPSPPDTTSAQEAARLAAQHYLEALSRGDADTALSLATTAPATAQWVSADALHTQLASTPITDITVTSAPPASGDDPASVQYVILSARFGPTSSQTRIALHRHGNDWKLDTATVPVDIGTPGTTSATFKAVALLGIATNGTTPVSVFPGALAVSSSNRFIDITAQAPPVLLNALGANTTHPSIQPVATLNDAGLQASKTAIDNWQHYCYQGVAPPPECNTLDTGDTKVSVIGAGDFSDTRFTFDPNTMLVTLSGSVVYNAHSPTTSRVIYKASGTVDLTKDPPVYSSTPNHR from the coding sequence ATGCCGCTTAGCGAAGGTGCACAGTTCGCCGGCTACACGCTGGTGCGGTTGCTGGGTAGCGGAGGGATGGGCGAGGTGTACTTGGCCCGCCACCCCCGTTTCCCGCGCCTGGAGGCGCTCAAGGTGTTGCACACTGAGTACTCGGCCGACCCCGATTTCCAACAGCGGTTTAACCGGGAGGCCGAGTTAGCTTCGGGATTGTGGCATCCCCACATCGTGGGGGTGCATGACCGCGGCGAATTCGACGGCCAGCTGTGGATCACCATGGACTATGTTGACGGCGCCGATTTGGGCGCGGTGGTCAGCGCGAACTATGCGTCCGGAATGCCGGGCGAGGCCGTCGTGGCGGTGGTCAACGCGGTGAGCGACGCCTTAGATCACGCTCATCACCGCGGCCTGCTGCACCGCGACGTCAAGCCCGCCAACATTATGGTCAGCCGGGCCGATGACACCGGAGAGTCACGAATCCTGTTGAGCGACTTCGGTATCGCGCGCCCGATCGACGACGCGAGCGGCCTGACCGCGACCAACATGGCGGTCGGAACCGTGAACTACTGCGCACCCGAACAGCTGATGGGCGGTTCACTGGACGGCCGGGCAGACCAATACGCGCTGGCAGCAACCGCCTACTACCTGTTGACCGGCACCAAGATGTTCGCCAATCTGCCTGCGGTGGCAGTTATTAGCTCCCATCTGACCGCGCCACCGCCACTTCCTGGAGCCCTTCGTCCCGACCTGGCCATCACCGATGCCGTGTTTGCCCGGGCTCTGGCGAAAGATCCGCGGCAACGCTTCCAACGGTGCAGCGAATTCGCGGCGGCGTTGGCCGATCAACTCCGCTTTGCGCCATCTTCACACAACCCGGCGGCTCAAGCAGCCGGCCAGCCAGCCAGCGAGACCCGGCCGTGGACAACGACCCGGCCTGATCGGACTCCACCGTCGCCTGAGCCGGTCGCCGCCGCGCTCACCGCGCCACCACAGCCACCTCGGCGACCGCACACAAGCCCGGGATGGCCGCCGACGCCGCCCAACCCGCATCATGAAGGCTCACCACCCCGGCCGGCACGACAGCGCCGATGGCTACGGGCCGCGGCCGCGGCGGCCGTGGTGCTCGCCGCCGCCGGCGTGCTCGCGTATTTCGTCCTGCCGCACGGCGCTCAGACCCCTTCCCCACCGGACACGACATCGGCTCAAGAGGCTGCCCGGCTGGCCGCGCAGCACTATCTCGAGGCGCTCTCGCGGGGGGACGCCGACACGGCATTGTCGTTGGCAACCACCGCCCCGGCCACAGCACAGTGGGTCAGCGCCGACGCCCTGCACACCCAATTGGCGTCAACACCGATCACCGACATTACCGTCACCTCAGCTCCCCCGGCATCCGGCGATGACCCAGCCAGCGTCCAGTACGTGATTTTGTCCGCCCGCTTCGGGCCGACCTCGTCACAGACGCGTATCGCATTGCACCGCCACGGCAACGACTGGAAACTCGACACCGCCACCGTGCCCGTCGACATCGGAACGCCAGGCACCACCAGTGCCACGTTCAAGGCAGTCGCACTGCTCGGCATCGCAACGAACGGAACAACCCCGGTCTCGGTTTTCCCAGGCGCCCTGGCCGTCTCCTCGTCGAACCGCTTCATCGACATCACCGCCCAGGCGCCCCCGGTACTGCTGAATGCTTTGGGCGCCAACACCACCCACCCCAGCATCCAACCCGTAGCTACCCTCAACGATGCCGGCCTGCAAGCCTCCAAAACGGCCATCGACAACTGGCAGCATTACTGCTACCAAGGAGTCGCCCCGCCACCGGAGTGCAACACCCTGGACACCGGTGACACCAAAGTATCGGTGATCGGTGCCGGTGATTTCTCCGACACCCGGTTCACCTTCGATCCCAACACCATGTTGGTGACCTTATCAGGCAGCGTCGTGTACAACGCTCACTCACCAACCACCAGCAGAGTGATCTACAAAGCCAGCGGCACAGTCGATTTGACCAAAGATCCCCCGGTGTATTCATCCACCCCCAACCATCGTTAG
- a CDS encoding protein kinase domain-containing protein produces the protein MPLSEGASFAGYTVVRLLGAGEMGEVYLARHPRLPRLEALKVLRADLSADPNFQKRFIREADRASQLWHPHIVAVHDRGEFNGQLWIAMDYVNGPNLHTVLTQRQGLGLPPAEVLAVVSAVGAALDHAHQLRLLHRDVKPANIMISHPDDGSTPRILLSDFGIARPADDNDVTASLMTDTVETLGTFTYAAPELLRGAPLDGRADQYALAATAYHLLTGVPPFSDTDPISVIRAHLTSPPPRPGTTRPDLTITDVVFVHAMAKDPTQRFPRCSDFAAALTSELQSPAPTPAPGALPPPTSAPLAAPTPPHHFIPSSPAPGPGPHPAFPPPRAPRYPTPPPQRAPIPRRSRKRVVVSAVSALAVVALLVGGGIFAVAKFSGPDAAQRAAQDGEAARLVGQHYLEALATGDAQTAVSLGAQQPATPQLLTDKALVDQLSATPISAITATNDPARNPDASPDTQRVVLSARIGPTPTQAVVTVHKKDGQWKLETTTIAVTITAPPNSAAAMKALTVAGALTNGASTISVFPGTPHVSSSNRYIDITADTTPLLLEALTAANPSTITPVIALNDVGRQVSLETVDRRVHYCYAGAAPPEGCCPPEGCRQVVTTGPNAIDNDSLNVDSLETTDDMHYDLDANTLRVHVTGVLHYRARATQQGRPVNLHETIPVDGGVDLSTQPPVFLRRKELK, from the coding sequence ATGCCGTTGAGCGAAGGTGCCTCGTTTGCCGGCTACACGGTGGTGCGGCTGTTGGGTGCCGGCGAGATGGGCGAAGTGTATTTGGCGCGCCACCCCCGGTTGCCGCGGCTGGAGGCCCTCAAGGTGCTGCGCGCGGATCTGTCGGCCGACCCCAATTTCCAGAAACGTTTCATCCGTGAGGCCGATCGAGCCTCGCAGCTCTGGCATCCCCACATCGTGGCGGTCCACGACCGCGGCGAATTCAATGGCCAGCTCTGGATCGCCATGGACTACGTCAACGGCCCCAATCTTCATACGGTCCTCACACAACGCCAGGGCCTGGGCCTGCCCCCGGCCGAGGTGCTCGCCGTGGTCAGCGCCGTCGGCGCGGCGTTGGATCACGCCCATCAGCTCCGCCTGCTGCACCGCGACGTCAAACCCGCCAACATTATGATCAGCCACCCCGATGACGGCAGCACTCCCCGAATCTTATTGAGCGACTTCGGTATCGCTCGCCCCGCCGACGACAACGACGTGACAGCCAGCCTGATGACAGACACCGTCGAAACGTTGGGAACCTTCACCTACGCCGCACCCGAACTACTGCGCGGCGCCCCACTCGATGGCCGTGCCGACCAATACGCTCTGGCCGCCACGGCCTACCACCTCCTGACCGGCGTTCCACCCTTTTCCGATACAGATCCCATCTCGGTGATCCGCGCGCATTTGACCTCGCCACCTCCGCGCCCCGGAACCACCCGCCCGGACCTGACCATCACCGACGTGGTGTTCGTCCACGCCATGGCCAAAGACCCCACCCAACGCTTCCCCCGGTGCAGCGACTTCGCCGCCGCCCTGACCAGCGAGCTCCAAAGCCCCGCCCCAACCCCGGCCCCAGGCGCATTGCCCCCGCCCACCTCAGCGCCCCTGGCCGCCCCGACTCCCCCGCACCACTTCATCCCGAGTTCCCCGGCACCCGGGCCCGGCCCACACCCCGCCTTCCCGCCACCGAGGGCCCCCCGCTACCCCACCCCGCCACCGCAGAGAGCACCTATACCGCGGCGCTCCCGCAAACGCGTTGTGGTATCAGCAGTTTCGGCACTGGCGGTGGTGGCCCTGCTGGTGGGCGGCGGCATCTTCGCGGTAGCCAAATTCAGCGGTCCCGACGCGGCCCAGCGTGCCGCGCAAGACGGCGAGGCCGCGCGCCTGGTGGGCCAGCACTATTTGGAGGCGCTGGCCACCGGCGACGCCCAGACCGCAGTGTCGCTGGGCGCCCAACAACCGGCTACCCCGCAACTTTTGACCGACAAGGCACTCGTCGACCAGCTCTCGGCGACGCCGATCAGCGCGATCACCGCGACCAACGACCCGGCACGCAATCCGGACGCCTCGCCGGATACCCAACGCGTCGTGCTGTCGGCTCGCATCGGGCCCACCCCCACCCAAGCCGTCGTGACCGTCCACAAAAAAGACGGCCAGTGGAAGCTGGAGACCACCACCATCGCGGTCACGATCACCGCACCGCCGAACTCCGCGGCCGCGATGAAAGCCCTTACCGTCGCCGGCGCGCTCACCAATGGGGCCAGCACGATCTCGGTGTTCCCCGGAACACCACATGTCTCCTCGTCGAACCGCTACATCGACATCACCGCAGACACGACACCACTGCTGCTCGAAGCACTGACGGCGGCCAACCCATCCACCATCACACCCGTGATCGCGCTCAACGACGTCGGCCGTCAAGTATCACTAGAGACGGTCGATAGACGAGTGCACTACTGCTATGCCGGGGCCGCGCCGCCGGAAGGGTGTTGCCCCCCTGAAGGGTGTCGGCAAGTCGTCACCACCGGCCCCAACGCCATCGACAACGACAGTTTGAACGTGGACTCTCTTGAGACCACCGACGACATGCATTACGACCTCGACGCCAACACCCTGAGGGTTCATGTCACTGGTGTCCTGCACTACCGCGCCCGCGCAACCCAGCAAGGTCGACCCGTGAACTTGCACGAAACAATCCCCGTCGACGGCGGTGTCGATCTGAGCACCCAACCACCGGTCTTCCTGCGAAGAAAAGAACTGAAGTAA